A window of Panthera tigris isolate Pti1 chromosome A3, P.tigris_Pti1_mat1.1, whole genome shotgun sequence genomic DNA:
gacagacgaCGTCCCCGGAGGCTCCTTCCCCGTCTTCCTGACAATCATAATCTGGAGGGAAAGAAACCCACACTGTGATTGCATCCCGGGGCCACCACTGCACTCCACACTCGGCACCCTTGGGCTGGCTCCTCCCAAGACTGTGCTGAGATGGCAAAAGTGCAAGCACCTGGGGCAGGAAAGCCAGGTGTTACTGCAAAGGCCACAGACTCAATTATCAAATAAGGCCACGGAATGCATTCTCATAGCTTGAAACTTGGGCGGCATTTCACCAGGAGGCCTATGCCCACTTGGTGTCCTCTCTTGACCCTGCATGCTGTGTGGCCCATGCCCCTTTCGTGCCCTCCATGTCATAGTCTGTGGCCACCAGGACCCTTCTTCCAGGACCTTTGGACCCCCACGGTCTAGAGGGGGCATCTGGTACTTGGATGGGCTGACATCCGGACCCCTCCTCCCTGGGTTGTGGCCTGGGGCCTAGATTCAGCCAGCAGGAGCCCTGTGCTGAACCTCTGGGGTCAGGGTGGGGACACTTAGCTGCTGGCTATTCAGAGACCTGAAGCCTCAGCCAGGCTCCCCCGCCCTTAGCCCCGCGGCTCCCAGCTGGTTCCATGCTTGGCGCTCTAGCTGTGCCATTCTGTGCATCATCTGGCATCTCCCAGGACCCTCCTCAGCTCATGGTGCCCCAGGCTGGCTTCAGTCCTCATGGCacagagctctgagctgtctgtccaGCGGGCAGGCAACACCCACCATTCACCATCCATGAGGTGCCCCCCAGGGGGCGTGACTGCCGCCCTTCACATACTCCAGCTTCTCCAGTCACGTGGTCCTTAAAGCTCAGACCCACatccttttcccctcctctctgtcaGCCTGAAACAACTTACAGCCACCTCTGTGCTGCCTCGTCCCCGACGACACCGGAATCTACTGCCGTATGATGAATTTCCCCTGATCCTAACAGCTTAAgacaacattttattatttcatagctCCTGTCGCTCAAGAATTTGAGAGACGTTTTGGAGTAGTTCTGGCTCAGAGTCTCTCATGAGGTTGTAGTCAGGCTGTTGGGTGAGGCTCTGGTCACCTGAAAGCTGGACTCACATTGGGTCGCTGCTTCCAAGGAGCCCCTCACATGGCCCGGCGCACGAGGCCTCAGGTCCTCCCCACATGGACTCTCCCCAGGGCTGCTTGGACATTGCCCCCGTGTGGCTGCTGGTCCCCCAGGGTGAACCAGTGGAGAGTGGGAGCCAGGAAGAGGCCTCAACACCATCTAAGACtgtcttggggggcacctgggtggctcagtcggttgagtgtctgattcttggtttcggctccggtcatgatcccaggatcatgggaccaagccccacattaggctccctgctgagcgcagagcctggctaagattctctctccctctgcccctttcccctactctctcactcactcgctcgctcactctctcaaaaataaataaaaacattttaaaaattggggcgcctgggtggctcagtcgattaaagcgtccgacttcagctcaggtcatgatctcgcggtccgtgagttcgagccccacgtggggctctgggctgatggctcagagcctggagcctgcttccgattctgtgtctctctctctctctctctgcccctgccccgttcatgctctgtctctctctgttccaaaaataaataaaacgttaaaaaaaattaaaaaaaattttttttaaattaaaaaataaataaaaataaaaataaattttaaaagactatctTGGAAGCCATTTGCCACATTCTAATCATTAGAAGTCAGCCACTAAGCCCAGCCCACACTCGGGGCTGTGGACATTTTTTAAGCCACCACTAACACCCACATCTCTCACTGGAAGATTCTGGGACCTGTTTGGTCACTGCAGGGCGGACACCTCCGCCAGCAGCAGCCCCAATTAGTGCCTCCGCACTGGCCCTGCCGTGCAAGCTTCTTGAGGAGAGGAGCTGAGGCTCTTGACACGTCTTCTAAGACCGCGGAGGTGAGAGCGGGTGTGAGGTGCAAATGAGTGAGTGAACAGGGCACAGCAGTCACCAAGGCTGGAGGGTGCGTTCCTGACAAGCGGTGGGAacagaggggcggggaggggcgtgGCGCTGCTCAGAGACTCCTCAACACTCGACCCTGCCCCCTTCGCCCCCGGGCCGCAGCAACACTGGGAGGACGGACGGCAGCGTGGCAGGGACCAAGGCCAATCAGAATCAGCCAGGCAGCCCGCAGTTCCCCGCCCCATCCCCACGTCCGATGGGAGGGAGGGTCCTCACGCCAGGCCCCGGGAGACCCCAaggacgggggcgggggagggggtggccatGGGCCAGCCGAGATGAGGGGACAGGTGAATCCTCACCAAGGTTCCACCCAAGCGAGTTGCTGGGTCCCCAGGAAAATGCCaaccgcccgcccccccccccccgctggttGTCTCCACACCCTCCACTGTGACTTCCTGAggtggagtggggggagagaaaggagtgtcCCCAACCTCTGAGCTCGTCGTCCAGGGGAGGACCCGGGGCTCCCCTCGGCTCTCCAAATCTCCCAGCTAGGGCGGGCCGGCTCCGCAGCGCAAAGTCCAGAGGGCAGGCGAGCCCTCCGCCTCCCTAGCAGGTGCAACCCGGCCGCTGACCCCTGCCCGCAGCCCCGGCCTGGTCCACAACCTGGGCCTTCCCCCACGAACCCGCAAGGAAGGTTCAGCCGTCCCTTTTgcagaggtgaggaaactgaggctcggaggaACCAGGAGACTTGACCAACCCCGGGGGCTGGTAGGGGCGGAGGcgaggggggcaggtgggggggcagGGCCACGGCCGACGCGGGAGGGGACGGAGGTGGGGACGTGGTGCGGGTGGAGGTGGGCAGCGGACGCCGTTGGGCAGGGGCGGACACAGTCCTGGAGAGCTTGGGTTGGGACCCTACGCCCACGGTCCTGCGGGCTACCTCACAGGCCCCTCACGCCTGCGTGGCGCGCCTCGTGTGACCCCTCACGGCCCATCTCCGCGCGGGTGCTCACTGCGGGGTCGGCCCTGCACGGACCACCTTGAGCTCCTCCGTCAGCAGAACCGCAACTGTCCTGAGCATTCTTCACGCACCTCCGCCCTATGGCCGGTCACTCCCAAACTTTTCCTTGACGCTTACTTTTGGTTTTAAAAGCAAAGTGCCCGTCATTAAAACTTGTACCAAACCACACATCGGCGCATCTGCCTGTGCCCAAACACCTCGGCCTGAGCTCGCCCTTGCTACCCCTCTGAGGGCCTCTTTCTGAGAGGGTCCTCGGCCAGTAGAGTCAACCTGGGCAGAACAGGGTCCCCACAGGGGCCAGGGGGGCGAATCCACATCTCAGGGCCACCAGGGGAGGCTGTTCTTTTCATCTTCCATCAAGACCCCCCCTTAGACCTGCtcaagggagggggaagggctggggcaggcagggggcctGCTGAACCTGTGACCCAGGTGGGAAGAGCACACCCCCACACTGGACCCGCAGGGAACCTCTAGCAGCCGGGGCAGGCTGGACGCACAGTAGTCGTTCAGGGAGAAACGGTTTGTGCTGGGGGAAAGGCAACAGACCTCCAGGGCATCGTGAACTAACTGGTCACATCCCTTCTCAAAGCCAGAGCCTGGCCAGGTGAGGAGCACAGAGGGAGTGGAAGGACTCACAGCCCCAACAGCCCCACCCCACAGGGGCCCAGAACACCTGCTCAGGAGGCAAGGGTTTATTACGGCCCTCCATGGGCCTAGAGGCATGATCAAGGTTGGTTACATGTAGGGGAAATCATGCTTGTTGCATGCATAAATGCATGGAGATACATGTTACACCAGCACAAATTCACAAATCCTGCAGCCTTGGCAGGACAGTGCCCCAGCTGAGGCAGCCCCAGTGTCCagagccccccccacccactgCAGCCGGCACAGCCCCATCCTCTCCAGGAGCAGCCCCACAGGGCCAGGGCTCCCTGAAGCAGGAGAAGTCGGCCCAAAGTCAGTGCTTCGTGTTCTTTGCAGGTGCTTAAGGTCACCTGGCTGAGGTCTGCAGCTCAGCTCACAGGTGGAGGCAGAATAGTCTGTCCAGCGCTGGGAGAATTCCATAGTTTCTCTGCAGGAAGAGTGTTTGCAAAGTCACCAAACCACAGTTACATCTGCAGACCAGGGAGGGTGCTTCTCTGGTGACAACAGCAGGGAGACACCCTCCCCTCCAGTGTTTCCACAGCTGGACAGTCCTCACACTTGGCTCAAGCAGGCCCTGTCGAGCCCCACCCCTTACACCAGCTCTGCATGTGAAGCCATCCCGATGTGGCCCCAGGTAGGGTAAGTCCCGGCAGCAGGAAGCTCAGACCTGCCCCACAGACACTGGGAGGCTTGTAAATGAAGCAGGAATCAGTcacttggcgggggggggggggggggggggcaaagaagaccccatccccactgccactCCTCTTCCACGGCCACCAGGATCCAAACACGGCGCAGGGTCCCGCCGGCTGCATAGCTGCTGACCTCTGATTTCAAGAGAGCCGGGGAGGACACACGGACCCCCAGACGGAGCATGGCAGAGCCCTCCCCAGCACCAAGCAGCCAAGACCGGGAACACAGGGCTGTTTCAGTAATGAcagagtgggggcacctgggtggttcagttagttgagcatccgactcttgatttcagctcgggtcatggtccgggggtcgtgggattgagccccacgtcgggctctgcactgagcctgcttgggattctctttctccccctctgcccctctcccccgcttgcgtcctctctctctctctctctaaaaagagaaacacaatttttaaagaagacattttaaaaaagaaacagcgGCCTGAGGTGATCAAGCAGCCCACAGGCCTTCTGAGCCGCCTCCGCACGCGCGGGCAGCACATCTGAGGCTGACAGTTCTTGGCGCTTCTGGAGGGAAAAGCCTctgagaggcaggtgggggacGAGAAGAGGAGCAGCTGAGGCACAGGCAAGTCCGTGCCAGCGGCTCTAAGCCCCGCTGCCCGCGGACGCCTTGCCAGCCCTCCAGTCAGTTCCAAGCCCAAGGAGACGGGGCAGCGCTCCACGCAGACGGCACGCCGCACAGGGGCACGGGGTGGGCACGCTGCTGTTACGCCTCCAGGTGTGTGCACGCCAAGGGCGCACAGGGTGCGGCGGGGCAGAGGCCAGAAGGGTCCCGAGGAGCGTAGGAGAGTTGGCGTGCGCTCTGGTCACGCACGCTCACCGCTGGGTCCTCGCGTCCCCTCTCCACCCTGAACCAGGAGGGCAGCTGTAGTCTGACCTGTCCCATGATGTCACCGGGCCCTCTGAAGCCACGGTGAAGTCTGTGAGTCCGGCGACGCTCAGGGCTCAGGTTGCCGTCAGCCTAGAGAGCAGTGACCTGGGTGAGCTCCGTGTTGGGTGTGGACGGGCTCTGTGGGCTGACAGGCACCATGGGCAGGTCCACGCCTAGTCATGCGGGCCGTGGTACTGTCTCGGAGGTCTTGCAGGCGAGGGCCACATCCTTGGCAATGCTGCGCACACGGTCAGACACCTGCATCTCCCGGCGCAGGGCAGGAGCACAGCAGAACTTTCGGAAGCAGGCCTTGAAATTCTCGTCCAAGAAAGCGTAGAGGATGGGGTTGAGGCAGCTGTTGACGTAGCCAAGGGCTGTGCAGAAACGCAGAATGGCCACTGCGGTCTCACTGCCCGGCTGAACGCCCAGCCCTTGGACCAGCACGAAGACCTGGACGGGCGTCCAGCAGCCCACGaacaccgccaccaccaccagcaccagcCGCGTGATGCGCCTCAAGTTCCGGTCCTTCTCCCGGGAGCCGGACAGCAGGCGGACGCCACGCAGCCGCCGGATCATGAGGCTGTAGCAGATGGAGATGATGAGCACGGGGATgatgaaggagaagaggaagatgcCGATGGCAAACACGGGGCCCCAGTAGTCCTGTGGGGCGGGGATCTCCACGAGACACTCAATCTCTGCAGGGAGAAACACAGGGTCAGGGTGAGCGAGCCGGCACGGGGCCCTCTGGGGCCAGAGGACGAcagcacgggggaggggggccACCCACTGACCTTCGTCCTCGACCTGCGCCGAGCCCATGATGGCGACAGGAACACCCACGACAGACGCCAGAGCCCAGATGGCCACGTTGACGGCCTGGGCCTTGCTGGACGTCCGGACATCGAGAGCGCGGATGGGGTGGCAGATGGCTACATAGCGGTCCACGCTCATGGCGGTCAGCGTGAAGGTGCTGGTAAACATGTTGTAATAGTCGATGGCAATGACTGTCTTGCACAGGGCATTTCCAAATGGCCAGAAGCCCAGGAGGACATCTGTGCCCTGGAAGGGCAGCGTCAGCAGCACCAAAGTGTCCGCCAGAGCGAGGTTAAAGATGTAAATGTTGGTGGCTGTCTTCATCTTGGTGTGCCTGCGGAGAGCACAGGGGGAAGGAAGACCTGGCCCAGTCGCTCTGGCTGGACCCGGCGGCGGAGGCCCGGGGGCCTTTCCTGTTGCCGCCACCAGGAGCACCCGCCCCGAGACCCCTGTTGGAAGGCAGGCCCCCCGGCCCGGCACAAGGGACTTGGGGCACAAAACTGTGCTTCTGGCACACACAGAAGGCTTCCGAACCCCAAAACCGGTCCGCTTTGGGAAGGCTGGGATGTCAGGCAGCAGAGCACCCCTGTGACTCCACGTGGGAGCAAGGGGACAGGAATCTTCAGAAAAAGGACcagtccccctccctgccttccaaGTCTTCCTGAAGACAGCCCACGGACTACGATGTTGGCCCTAGACACACCAGAGGTTCCTGAGGGCTCCAGAGTCTGTAAAAGCACATCAGAGGCCTTCCGACCCATGTTGTGGTCCGGCCATAGAGACAGGAAACGGCACCAGAAATGGGAGGTGTGCTAACAAGACCTGGCTGTATCCAAGGGACACAGCCTTGGGGACCTTATAGTTACGGAATAAACACCTGTCgagtggggcacctaggtggctcagtcacttaagtgcccgactggctcaggtcacgatctcgtggttcatgagtctgagccccacatcaggctgtcagcacagagcctgtttgggaccctctgtccccctctctctgcccctcccccactcgttctctctccctccctctctctctctctgtccctcaaaagtaaatatatattttaaaaaataataaataggggtgcctgggtggctcagttggttaagcatccaactcttggtttgggctcaggtcatgatctcatggcttcatgggttcaagccccgcatcaagcctGCGCTGGCcgtgcagagactgcttgagactctctcctctctctctgcccctcccctactcgcactgtctgtgtctctttcaGAATAGATCaatcaactttaaaaactatcaaaaaataataaatagcaaataaatgcttgttgaatgaatcaatgttATGATGGTGGCGATGGAGGTGGTGATTgtggtggggatggtggtggagagaattctggtgatggtggtgatgatggtgactgTTGTGGCAGTGGTGCTAATTAAGGTGGTGGTgatcgtggtggtggtggtcgcACAACACCAAAGATGTTGCCGTCACCAGGAACACCAATGTTCCCTGTAAACTAAGCTTCCATAAGGGAATCTGGGTTCGGTTCTGCCTCTCAGAGAAGGATTAGAAAGAAGCACAAACAGACCTCAATTATGACCAAATAACAGCAACAATGACCACAGCGGCAGACACCTGAGCCAAGCTCTCACATGGATTTTATCTCACTTAAATTTCAAAGatgcgggcgcctgggtgactcagtcagttaagcgtccgacttcagctcaggtcgtgatctcacggtccgtgagttcgagccccgcgtcaggctctgtgctgacatctcagagcctggagcctgcttcggattctgtgtctccctctctctctgcccttctctcactcacgctctgtctctgtctctcaaaaaaaaaaaaaaatgaccaggggcgcctgggtggctcagtcggttgagcgtccaacttcggctcaggtcataaactcgcggtgtgtgggttcgagccccgcatcgggctctgtgctggcagctcaagcctggagcccgcttcggattctgtgtctccctctctctccgcccctcccctgctcatgctctgacattctctctccctcaaaaataaataaacattaaaatattttttaatttcaaaaatgctATTTTGATCCCCACTCTATGCAAGAGGACCCTTAGGCTCAGAGGATCTAAGTGGCCTTGAAAAGAGCTGGCAGAAAAGCAGAGAGGATCAAGAGAACTAGAAGACGAGCCACAGACAGGAGGAAAGATTTGCCAGAGATGCATTTGATACAGGCTGCTGTCCAGAATACACAAGAAGGCTTAAAACTCGacaataagaaaacagacaaagactttaacagacacctcaccagtGAAAACAGCAACGAGATACTGCTACACA
This region includes:
- the OPRL1 gene encoding nociceptin receptor; translation: MESLFPAPFWEVLYGSHLQGNLSLLSPNHSLLPPNLLLNASHGAFLPLGLKVTIVGLYLAVCIGGLLGNCLVMYVILRHTKMKTATNIYIFNLALADTLVLLTLPFQGTDVLLGFWPFGNALCKTVIAIDYYNMFTSTFTLTAMSVDRYVAICHPIRALDVRTSSKAQAVNVAIWALASVVGVPVAIMGSAQVEDEEIECLVEIPAPQDYWGPVFAIGIFLFSFIIPVLIISICYSLMIRRLRGVRLLSGSREKDRNLRRITRLVLVVVAVFVGCWTPVQVFVLVQGLGVQPGSETAVAILRFCTALGYVNSCLNPILYAFLDENFKACFRKFCCAPALRREMQVSDRVRSIAKDVALACKTSETVPRPA